From one Triticum urartu cultivar G1812 chromosome 3, Tu2.1, whole genome shotgun sequence genomic stretch:
- the LOC125547677 gene encoding non-classical arabinogalactan protein 30-like — MALLARCLLLCLALVVLSMGSLPSRSSAMGLPRPPPNVNFTIGVEGAVWCKGCRYAGYVKSRNASPIPNAAALLRCKRGKWALSVWGATDGRGYFQIQTAQQSAPFTSKDCKVYVLGSPVRACGVPVKPRGNKGSPLKFRKFVTLPDGLQALYTAGDFVFGPKKPGKC, encoded by the exons ATGGCTTTGCTGGCGAGATGCCTTCTGCTCTGCCTCGCCCTCGTGGTCCTCTCCATGGGCAGCCTCCCTAGCAGAAGCTCGGCGATGGGCCTGCCACGGCCGCCGCCGAACGTGAACTTCACCATCGGCGTCGAGGGCGCCGTCTGGTGCAAGGGGTGCCGGTACGCCGGCTACGTCAAGTCCAGGAACGCGTCCCCGATCCCGA ATGCCGCGGCGCTGCTGCGGTGCAAGCGCGGGAAGTGGGCGCTGTCGGTGTGGGGCGCCACGGACGGGCGCGGCTACTTCCAGATCCAGACGGCGCAGCAGTCGGCGCCCTTCACCAGCAAGGACTGCAAGGTGTACGTGCTGGGGTCGCCGGTGCGCGCGTGCGGCGTGCCCGTGAAGCCCCGCGGGAACAAGGGGTCGCCGCTCAAGTTCCGCAAGTTCGTGACGCTCCCCGACGGGCTGCAGGCGCTCTACACGGCCGGCGACTTCGTCTTCGGGCCCAAGAAGCCCGGCAAGTGCTGA